A genomic stretch from Onychostoma macrolepis isolate SWU-2019 chromosome 02, ASM1243209v1, whole genome shotgun sequence includes:
- the LOC131550930 gene encoding tripartite motif-containing protein 16-like yields MAEASFSLDQFSCSVCLDLLKDPVTIPCGHSYCMSCITDCWKQKRVYRCPQCRHSFTSRPALCKNVIIAEMVEKLKTTDLQTAEPGDVECDVCTGKKHKAVKSCVECLSSYCQSHLEQHENLFKDRRHNLMDPIRRLHEMICPKHNKQLEIYCRTDQQLICFPCLIDEHKNHDTVTAEAEKTEKQKLLVETQRKFQQGIQGRQNQLQELRDAVKSHKRSAQAAVDDTERSFTQLTRSIERSRSQVVQLIRAQEEAAVSRAEGLLLRLQQDIDDLKWRDAELEQLLQTDDHVHFLQMFQYITAPPESTDLCSITVSSFIPFHDVANLVSRMKEKLEGFCKEEVENIFDRVTCIDMNTNKPMRTREQFLQYSRQLTLDSNTMNRFLRLSEENSVVTCTNTPQHYPAHPDRFDGSVQVLCRESVCGRCYWEVEWSGRKSGCISVSYKNISRKQLFGFNNQSWSLFCSSSSYIFRHNNIKTELPVSSRSARIGVYVDHSVGILSFYSVSDTMSLIHRIQTTFTEPLYPGFGFSSGSSVKLCI; encoded by the exons ATGGCAGAAGCCAGTTTCTCTCTGGACCAGTTCAGCTGCTCAGTGTGTCTGGATCTGCTGAAGGATCCAGTGACCATTCcctgtggacacagttactgtatGAGCTGTATTACAGACTGCTGGAAACAGAAGAGAGTCTACAGATGCCCTCAGTGCAGACACAGCTTCACTTCAAGACCTGCTTTATGTAAGAATGTTATAATCGCTGAGATGGTGGAGAAACTGAAGACGACTGACTTACAAACAGCTGAACCTGGAGATGTGGAGTGTGACGTCTGTACTGGGAAGAAACACAAAGCGGTCAAGTCCTGTGTGGAGTGTCTGAGCTCTTACTGTCAAAGTCATCTTGAACAACATGAGAACCTCTTTAAAGACAGGAGACACAATCTGATGGATCCCATTAGACGACTCCATGAGATGAtctgcccaaaacacaacaaacagcTGGAAATCTATTGTCGTACTGACCAGCAATTAATCTGTTTTCCGTGTTTGATTGACGAACATAAAAACCATGACACTGTAACAGCTGAAGCAGAAAAGACAGAGAAACAG AAGCTTTTGGTAGAAACACAAAGAAAGTTCCAGCAGGGGATTCAGGGGAGACAGAATCAGCTCCAGGAGCTGAGAGATGCTGTGAAGTCTCATAAG CGCTCTGCACAAGCAGCAGTGGACGACACCGAGAGGAGCTTTACTCAGCTCACCCGCTCCATTGAGAGAAGCCGCTCTCAGGTGGTTCAGTTGATCAGAGCTCAGGAAGAGGCtgcagtgagtcgagctgaaggaCTCTTGCTGCGACTACAACAAGACATTGATGATCTGAAGTGGAGAGATGCTGAGCTGGAGCAACTTTTACAAACAGATGATCACGTCCATTTCCTGCAG ATGTTCCAGTACATCACTGCACCTCCTGAATCTACAGACTTATGCAGCATCACTGTCAGTTCTTTCATCCCTTTTCATGATGTGGCAAATTTAGTCTCTCGAATGAAGGAAAAACTAGAGGGTTTCTGTAAAGAAGAGGTAGAAAATATCTTTGATAGAG TAACATGCATTGATATGAACACCAATAAACCAATGAGGACCAGGGAACAGTTCCTTCAGT ATTCCCGTCAGCTCACTCTGGATTCAAACACAATGAATCGATTCCTCCGCCTGTCTGAAGAGAACAGTGTGGTTACTTGCACCAACACACCCCAGCATTATCCTgctcatccagacagatttgatggCTCTGTgcaggtgttgtgtagagagagtgtgtgtggacgctgttaTTGGGAGGTTGAGTGGAGTGGGAGAAAAAGTGGGTGTATATCAGTGTCATACAAGAACATCAGCAGGAAGCAATTGTTTGGATTTAATaatcagtcctggagtttgtTCTGCTCTTCCTCCAGTTACATATTCAGGCACAATAACATAAAGACTGAGCTCCCTGTGTCCTCCAGATCCGCTAGAATAGGAGTGTATGTTGATCACAGTGTAGGAAtcctgtccttctacagcgtctctgacacaatgagcctcatccacagaatccagaccacattcactgaGCCTCTCTATCCTGGGTTTGGGTTTAGTAGTGGATCATCAGTAAAACTGTGTATATGA